From a region of the Phaseolus vulgaris cultivar G19833 chromosome 6, P. vulgaris v2.0, whole genome shotgun sequence genome:
- the LOC137831105 gene encoding transcription termination factor MTERF15, mitochondrial-like isoform X2 → MHHFLSYRLTSRTPHFGFLCHNAVHFFISRTLSVSNTNHQKSYTFNVYDIINSSGLSSEKALKLTKRLELKKPDGANAVIDLLRNYGFSDTHLHSLVKKIPSVLLSKPEKTLLPKLKFFHSIGFSTTDLPRFLIGNTSFLSSSLDKTIIPRYQIIKRLVHSDKEVVSTLKHDRWHVNRGNFLSSVQNVGTLRQLGVPQHSISFLVTNFPSVTFMNHSRFVEAVEKVKEMRFDPLKVNFVVALQVFAEMSEAMWKSKLEAFERWGWSTDICLLAFRKHPQFLMLSDNKIMKILSFLMKDMGLPVEHIVGCPEILKCNLEKTVIPRCAVVKLLKSRGLIKSDLKISTFIKISDKVFLERYVTRFQKNEPLVLDAYKD, encoded by the exons ATGCACCATTTTCTTAGTTATAGGTTAACAAGTAGAACCCCCCACTTTGGTTTTCTCTGTCACAATGCGGTTCATTTCTTCATTTCAAGAACTCTATCTGTATCAAACACAAATCACCAAAAAAGTTACACCTTTAACGTATATGACATCATCAACTCATCTGGGTTGTCCTCAGAAAAAGCCCTGAAACTCACAAAAAGGTTGGAATTGAAAAAACCAGATGGGGCAAATGCTGTAATTGATCTTCTCAGGAACTACGGGTTTTCTGATACCCACTTACATAGCCTTGTAAAGAAAATCCCTTCTGTGCTTTTGTCAAAACCTGAAAAGACCCTtttgccaaaactcaagttcTTCCATTCTATTGGGTTTTCAACCACTGACCTTCCTAGATTCCTCATTGGAAACACTTCATTTTTGAGTTCTAGCTTGGACAAAACTATTATCCCCCGTTACCAGATCATCAAGAGACTAGTTCACAGTGATAAGGAAGTGGTTTCCACCTTGAAGCACGATAGGTGGCACGTCAACCGTGGAAATTTTCTGAGTTCAGTTCAAAATGTTGGGACTTTGAGACAGCTTGGGGTGCCTCAACATTCCATTTCCTTTCTTGTAACCAATTTTCCAAGTGTAACATTTATGAATCATTCGAGATTTGTTGAGGCTGTGGAGAAAGTGAAGGAAATGAGGTTTGATCCTTTGAAAGTAAATTTTGTGGTGGCACTCCAAGTGTTTGCAGAGATGAGTGAAGCAATGTGGAAATCAAAATTAGAGGCTTTTGAGAGGTGGGGCTGGTCCACTGATATCTGTCTTTTAGCTTTCAGAAAGCATCCTCAGTTTCTGATGTTGTCAGACAATAAGATTATGAAAATATTGAGCTTCTTGATGAAAGATATGGGTTTGCCAGTAGAACACATTGTTGGATGCCCCGAAATTCTTAAATGCAACTTGGAGAAGACAGTTATCCCTAGATGTGCAGTTGTTAAGCTTTTGAAGTCAAGGGGTTTGATAAAGAGTGATTTGAAAATAAGTACCTTCATCAAGATCAGTGATAAAGTGTTTTTGGAGAGATATGTGACCCGATTTCAGAAAAATGAACCACTAGTATTAGATGCGTACAAAG ATTAA
- the LOC137831105 gene encoding transcription termination factor MTERF15, mitochondrial-like isoform X1, which produces MHHFLSYRLTSRTPHFGFLCHNAVHFFISRTLSVSNTNHQKSYTFNVYDIINSSGLSSEKALKLTKRLELKKPDGANAVIDLLRNYGFSDTHLHSLVKKIPSVLLSKPEKTLLPKLKFFHSIGFSTTDLPRFLIGNTSFLSSSLDKTIIPRYQIIKRLVHSDKEVVSTLKHDRWHVNRGNFLSSVQNVGTLRQLGVPQHSISFLVTNFPSVTFMNHSRFVEAVEKVKEMRFDPLKVNFVVALQVFAEMSEAMWKSKLEAFERWGWSTDICLLAFRKHPQFLMLSDNKIMKILSFLMKDMGLPVEHIVGCPEILKCNLEKTVIPRCAVVKLLKSRGLIKSDLKISTFIKISDKVFLERYVTRFQKNEPLVLDAYKGIVMEIKLKRTWRPIIKLKKRWRHKWRTPMEVKVHLKGLQEACSKLWELENIYFLFL; this is translated from the exons ATGCACCATTTTCTTAGTTATAGGTTAACAAGTAGAACCCCCCACTTTGGTTTTCTCTGTCACAATGCGGTTCATTTCTTCATTTCAAGAACTCTATCTGTATCAAACACAAATCACCAAAAAAGTTACACCTTTAACGTATATGACATCATCAACTCATCTGGGTTGTCCTCAGAAAAAGCCCTGAAACTCACAAAAAGGTTGGAATTGAAAAAACCAGATGGGGCAAATGCTGTAATTGATCTTCTCAGGAACTACGGGTTTTCTGATACCCACTTACATAGCCTTGTAAAGAAAATCCCTTCTGTGCTTTTGTCAAAACCTGAAAAGACCCTtttgccaaaactcaagttcTTCCATTCTATTGGGTTTTCAACCACTGACCTTCCTAGATTCCTCATTGGAAACACTTCATTTTTGAGTTCTAGCTTGGACAAAACTATTATCCCCCGTTACCAGATCATCAAGAGACTAGTTCACAGTGATAAGGAAGTGGTTTCCACCTTGAAGCACGATAGGTGGCACGTCAACCGTGGAAATTTTCTGAGTTCAGTTCAAAATGTTGGGACTTTGAGACAGCTTGGGGTGCCTCAACATTCCATTTCCTTTCTTGTAACCAATTTTCCAAGTGTAACATTTATGAATCATTCGAGATTTGTTGAGGCTGTGGAGAAAGTGAAGGAAATGAGGTTTGATCCTTTGAAAGTAAATTTTGTGGTGGCACTCCAAGTGTTTGCAGAGATGAGTGAAGCAATGTGGAAATCAAAATTAGAGGCTTTTGAGAGGTGGGGCTGGTCCACTGATATCTGTCTTTTAGCTTTCAGAAAGCATCCTCAGTTTCTGATGTTGTCAGACAATAAGATTATGAAAATATTGAGCTTCTTGATGAAAGATATGGGTTTGCCAGTAGAACACATTGTTGGATGCCCCGAAATTCTTAAATGCAACTTGGAGAAGACAGTTATCCCTAGATGTGCAGTTGTTAAGCTTTTGAAGTCAAGGGGTTTGATAAAGAGTGATTTGAAAATAAGTACCTTCATCAAGATCAGTGATAAAGTGTTTTTGGAGAGATATGTGACCCGATTTCAGAAAAATGAACCACTAGTATTAGATGCGTACAAAG GAattgtgatggagatcaagctcaagaggacatggaggccaatcatcaagctcaagaagaggtggaggcacaaatggaggacgcccatggaggtcaaagtccacctcaaaggattacaagaagcatgttcaaagctttgggagctagagaacatttattttctctttttgtaa